A stretch of the Vigna radiata var. radiata cultivar VC1973A chromosome 9, Vradiata_ver6, whole genome shotgun sequence genome encodes the following:
- the LOC106773189 gene encoding uncharacterized protein LOC106773189, whose product MQMATLLRGGALGDSSFRLCSLPSTSSLHVSQNVAIPTSSSSSSPLIASKYKTSSRNRITCSAVQESSPSTTAATAETKEEVKEAPKAAPAKKPPAKAPVKPLPQMMEEDVIPSLKAIFEAQEDLSNIELVFKDNRLEGSLLKKGNPYSFWAFFPTGLIGPKGFSLSSYNGGASTVEPFLVDEKKVTAKHIIFWVEKRLAAQGILPVWKD is encoded by the exons ATGCAAATGGCAACTTTGTTAAGAGGTGGAGCACTTGGTGATTCTAGCTTTCGTTTGTGTTCATTAccatcaacttcttctttgcATGTCTCTCAGAATGTTGCCATACCcacctcatcatcatcatcatctccttTG ATTGcaagtaaatataaaacatcaagCAGAAACAGAATCACCTGCTCTGCTGTTCAAGAGTCGTCTCCTAGCACAACAGCAG CTACTGCTGAAACAAAAGAGGAGGTAAAGGAAGCTCCAAAAGCTGCACCGGCAAAAAAACCTCCAGCTAAAGCACCTGTTAAGCCTCTACCTCAGATGATGGAGGAGGATGTGATCCCTTCCCTGAAAGCAATATTTGAAGCCCAAGAAGATTTATCAAACATTGAGCTAGTCTTTAAGGATAATAGG TTAGAAGGTTCCCTTCTGAAGAAAGGCAACCCCTACTCATTTTGGGCCTTCTTTCCCACAGGACTCATTG GTCCAAAGGGGTTTTCTCTGTCATCGTATAACGGAGGAGCAAGCACTGTTGAGCCATTTCTTGTTGATGAAAAGAAGGTCACAGCAAAACACATTATCTTTTGGGTGGAAAAACGTTTGGCAGCACAGGGGATTCTTCCTGTATGGAAAGATTAA
- the LOC106773165 gene encoding adenine DNA glycosylase isoform X2, which yields MSEKKKNMRGRRTVGANKKPQSLLEVEDIEDATFFSKDETHQLRLSLLNWYDLNRRDLPWRSHLREDEEKQEEEEEEEVERKAYGVWVSEVMLQQTRVQTVIAYYNRWMQKWPTIYHLAQASLEEVNEMWAGLGYYRRARFLLEGAKKVVAEGGKIPKVASMLRKIPGIGDYTSGAIASIAFKEVVPVVDGNVVRVIARLRAVSANPKESATVKRFWKLAAQLVDPVRPGDFNQALMELGATVCTPLNPSCSSCPASEFCQALSNAKHDSEVAVTDYPVKGVKVKQRCDFSAVCVVELLGAEALLDKNQSISKFILVKRPEEGLLAGLWEFPSVLLDGETVPSTRREAMNSFLKANFKIDVRKTCNIVLREDIGEFVHIFSHIRLKLYVELLVLQCKGGEDDLFKSPDNKPTWKCVYSNALSGMGLTTSVRKVYNMVQNFKQKALPSKHVPTKKRTRTAQRS from the exons ATgtcagagaagaagaagaatatgcGTGGAAGGAGAACCGTTGGGGCGAACAAAAAGCCTCAATCTTTGTTGGAAGTGGAAGACATAGAGGACGCTACGTTCTTCTCCAAAGACGAGACTCACCAACTGAGACTGTCCCTTTTGAACTGGTACGACCTCAACCGCAGGGACCTTCCTTGGAGATCACATCTacgtgaagatgaagaaaaacaagaagaagaagaagaagaagaagtggaaagaaAAGCTTATGGGGTGTGGGTCTCGGAGGTTATGCTTCAGCAAACAAGGGTTCAGACTGTTATTGCGTATTACAATCGTTGGATGCAAAAATGGCCCACCATTTACCATCTTGCACAAGCTTCTCTCGAG GAAGTAAATGAAATGTGGGCAGGTTTGGGCTACTACCGAAGAGCTCGTTTTCTTCTAGAG GGGGCAAAGAAAGTAGTTGCAGAAGGTGGCAAAATTCCTAAAGTGGCTTCCATGCTACGAAAGATTCCTGGAATTGGAGACTACACTTCTGGAGCAATTGCTTCTATTGCATTTAAAGAG GTGGTACCTGTTGTTGATGGAAATGTGGTAAGGGTGATTGCTAGACTAAGGGCTGTTTCTGCAAATCCAAAAGAGTCGGCGACTGTTAAGAGATTTTG GAAATTAGCAGCTCAGTTGGTTGATCCTGTTCGTCCTGGGGACTTCAATCAGGCTCTCATGGAACTTGGGGCAACTGTATGCACCCCTTTAAACCCAAGCTGTTCCTCATGTCCAGCATCAGAATTTTGTCAAGCACTATCAAATGCTAAACATGATAGTGAAGTAGCAGTTACAGATTATCCCGTTAAGGGTGTGAAGGTCAAACAAAGATGTGATTTCTCTGCTGTATGTGTTGTTGAGTTACTTGGAGCTGAAGCATTGTTAGACAAAAACCAGTCTATTAGCAAGTTTATTCTTGTCAAAAGGCCTGAAGAAGGGTTGCTTGCTGGTCTCTGGGAGTTTCCATCTGTCTTACTGGATGGAGAAACAGTTCCATCGACTAGAAGAGAAGCAATGAATAGCTTCTTGAaagcaaatttcaaaattgatgtCAGAAAGACTTGCAATATAGTTTTGAGGGAAGATATTGGGGAATTTGTTCACATTTTCAGCCACATTCGCCTCAAGTTGTATGTTGAATTGCTAGTGTTACAATGTAAAG GAGGAGAAGATGATTTGTTCAAAAGCCCAGATAATAAACCAACTTGGAAGTGCGTTTACAGCAATGCACTTTCTGGTATGGGACTGACAACAAGTGTAAGAAAG GTATACAACATGGTTCAAAACTTCAAGCAGAAAGCTCTTCCTTCTAAACATGTGCCAACCAAAAAGAGAACTAGAACTGCACAAAGAAGCTAG
- the LOC106773165 gene encoding adenine DNA glycosylase isoform X1, with product MSEKKKNMRGRRTVGANKKPQSLLEVEDIEDATFFSKDETHQLRLSLLNWYDLNRRDLPWRSHLREDEEKQEEEEEEEVERKAYGVWVSEVMLQQTRVQTVIAYYNRWMQKWPTIYHLAQASLEEVNEMWAGLGYYRRARFLLEGAKKVVAEGGKIPKVASMLRKIPGIGDYTSGAIASIAFKEVVPVVDGNVVRVIARLRAVSANPKESATVKRFWKLAAQLVDPVRPGDFNQALMELGATVCTPLNPSCSSCPASEFCQALSNAKHDSEVAVTDYPVKGVKVKQRCDFSAVCVVELLGAEALLDKNQSISKFILVKRPEEGLLAGLWEFPSVLLDGETVPSTRREAMNSFLKANFKIDVRKTCNIVLREDIGEFVHIFSHIRLKLYVELLVLQCKEGGEDDLFKSPDNKPTWKCVYSNALSGMGLTTSVRKVYNMVQNFKQKALPSKHVPTKKRTRTAQRS from the exons ATgtcagagaagaagaagaatatgcGTGGAAGGAGAACCGTTGGGGCGAACAAAAAGCCTCAATCTTTGTTGGAAGTGGAAGACATAGAGGACGCTACGTTCTTCTCCAAAGACGAGACTCACCAACTGAGACTGTCCCTTTTGAACTGGTACGACCTCAACCGCAGGGACCTTCCTTGGAGATCACATCTacgtgaagatgaagaaaaacaagaagaagaagaagaagaagaagtggaaagaaAAGCTTATGGGGTGTGGGTCTCGGAGGTTATGCTTCAGCAAACAAGGGTTCAGACTGTTATTGCGTATTACAATCGTTGGATGCAAAAATGGCCCACCATTTACCATCTTGCACAAGCTTCTCTCGAG GAAGTAAATGAAATGTGGGCAGGTTTGGGCTACTACCGAAGAGCTCGTTTTCTTCTAGAG GGGGCAAAGAAAGTAGTTGCAGAAGGTGGCAAAATTCCTAAAGTGGCTTCCATGCTACGAAAGATTCCTGGAATTGGAGACTACACTTCTGGAGCAATTGCTTCTATTGCATTTAAAGAG GTGGTACCTGTTGTTGATGGAAATGTGGTAAGGGTGATTGCTAGACTAAGGGCTGTTTCTGCAAATCCAAAAGAGTCGGCGACTGTTAAGAGATTTTG GAAATTAGCAGCTCAGTTGGTTGATCCTGTTCGTCCTGGGGACTTCAATCAGGCTCTCATGGAACTTGGGGCAACTGTATGCACCCCTTTAAACCCAAGCTGTTCCTCATGTCCAGCATCAGAATTTTGTCAAGCACTATCAAATGCTAAACATGATAGTGAAGTAGCAGTTACAGATTATCCCGTTAAGGGTGTGAAGGTCAAACAAAGATGTGATTTCTCTGCTGTATGTGTTGTTGAGTTACTTGGAGCTGAAGCATTGTTAGACAAAAACCAGTCTATTAGCAAGTTTATTCTTGTCAAAAGGCCTGAAGAAGGGTTGCTTGCTGGTCTCTGGGAGTTTCCATCTGTCTTACTGGATGGAGAAACAGTTCCATCGACTAGAAGAGAAGCAATGAATAGCTTCTTGAaagcaaatttcaaaattgatgtCAGAAAGACTTGCAATATAGTTTTGAGGGAAGATATTGGGGAATTTGTTCACATTTTCAGCCACATTCGCCTCAAGTTGTATGTTGAATTGCTAGTGTTACAATGTAAAG AAGGAGGAGAAGATGATTTGTTCAAAAGCCCAGATAATAAACCAACTTGGAAGTGCGTTTACAGCAATGCACTTTCTGGTATGGGACTGACAACAAGTGTAAGAAAG GTATACAACATGGTTCAAAACTTCAAGCAGAAAGCTCTTCCTTCTAAACATGTGCCAACCAAAAAGAGAACTAGAACTGCACAAAGAAGCTAG